A window of Lagopus muta isolate bLagMut1 chromosome 14, bLagMut1 primary, whole genome shotgun sequence contains these coding sequences:
- the GABRA6 gene encoding gamma-aminobutyric acid receptor subunit alpha-6, with protein sequence MALLIAWVCVAMSIEKALGGQGDGGDLYSENITRILDKLLDGYDNRLRPGFGGAVTEVKTDIYVTSFGPVSDVEMEYTMDVFFRQTWTDERLKFGGPTEILRLNNLMVSKIWTPDTFFRNGKKSITHNMTTPNKLFRIMQNGTILYTMRLTINADCPMRLVNFPMDGHACPLKFGSYAYPKSEIIYTWKKGPLHSVEVPQESSSLLQYDLIGQTVSSETIKSNTGEYVIMTVYFHLQRKMGYFMIQIYTPCIMTVILSQVSFWINKESVPARTVFGITTVLTMTTLSISARHSLPKVSYATAMDWFIAVCFAFVFSALIEFAAVNYFTNLQTQRAMRKAARAAALAAALSAATVPAEDEIVSHSDSNCNLKKRVNSVTSQADQSPEASIISNSASQCQPVSAPPPAPPAPPPVGGTSKIDQYSRILFPVAFAGFNLVYWVVYLSKDTMEFFEPTAMHLRNDHQTN encoded by the exons ATGGCTTTGCTCATCGCTTGGGTCTGCGTCGCTATGAG CATCGAGAAGGCGCTGGGGGGCCAAGGCGACGGGGGGGACCTCTACTCGGAAAACATCACTCGCATCCTCGACAAGCTGTTGGACGGCTACGACAACAGGCTCCGGCCGGGATTTGGAG GTGCCGTGACAGAAGTCAAAACGGACATCTACGTGACCAGCTTTGGGCCGGTGTCCGACGTGGAGATG GAATACACAATGGATGTCTTCTTCCGGCAGACGTGGACTGATGAGAGGTTGAAGTTTGGTGGGCCAACAGAAATTTTGAGATTGAACAATTTAATGGTCAGTAAAATATGGACACCAGACACGTtttttagaaatggaaaaaaatcaattactcATAATATGACAACTCCTAACAAACTTTTCAGAATTATGCAGAATGGAACTATTCTTTACACAATGAG ATTAACCATTAATGCTGACTGTCCTATGCGGCTGGTGAACTTCCCAATGGATGGACATGCTTGCCCTTTGAAGTTTGGAAGCT ATGCTTACccaaaaagtgaaataatttataCATGGAAAAAAGGACCTCTGCATTCTGTAGAAGTACCACAGGAGTCTTCCAGTCTCCTCCAGTATGATCTCATAGGACAAACTGTATCTAGCGAAACAATTAAATCTAACACAG GTGAATATGTAATCATGACAGTTTATTTCCACTTACAAAGGAAGATGGGATACTTCATGATACAGATATATACTCCTTGCATTATGACAGTCATTCTTTCTCAGGTCTCTTTTTGGATTAACAAGGAGTCTGTTCCAGCCAGAACAGTCTTTG GAATTACTACAGTTCTAACAATGACCACTTTAAGCATCAGCGCACGCCATTCTTTGCCCAAGGTGTCCTATGCTACTGCTATGGATTGGTTCATAGCTGTATGCTTTGCCTTTGTCTTCTCTGCACTTATTGAGTTTGCAGCTGTCAACTACTTTACCAATCTTCAGACTCAGAGAGCAATGAGGAAGGCAGcaagggcagcagcactggcagcagcactATCAGCAGCAACTGTACCGGCAGAGGACGAGATTGTCTCG catTCTGACTCCAATTGTAACCTGAAGAAGCGAGTAAACTCCGTAACATCTCAGGCAGATCAGTCTCCTGAAGCAAGCATAATATCAAACAGTGCATCCCAGTGTCAACCTGTGTCTGCTCCTCCACCAGcccccccagcaccaccaccagtTGGAGGCACAAGTAAAATAGACCAATATTCTAGGATCCTCTTTCCAGTGGCATTTGCAGGATTCAACCTGGTATACTGGGTTGTCTACCTTTCAAAAGACACTATGGAA TTTTTTGAACCTACTGCAATGCACCTCCGAAATGATCATCAGACcaactga